The Plasmodium vinckei vinckei genome assembly, chromosome: PVVCY_06 genome contains a region encoding:
- a CDS encoding cytosolic iron-sulfur protein assembly protein 1, putative: MTVELIANLENHKRRIWSICWSPDGNFLASVGADKYITIWYKKNINKTEKESNNSNTNKSGKYDKFEKKYNEKYEIEFGIHDIIETSHEKSLRHIEFSKDGNFFIVASFDSKCSIYVKQKNNKWKFYKTLEGHEKEVKCASIHPTNKYIVTCGRDKSIWVHAKSKGVVSNNNSLNTEVNPTQNNEQADKTMHNSEHTEILNPNECSEENTNKLDNNESFDFNFDAYLTAHNEDIKFVTWCPLSETTFISLSYDNSLKLWSKKNDEWYCIQTINEHKSVVWCAAFNFDGSQFATCSDDKSIRIWESDKKNSYNQFKYPFLYRQIIKDEQNNSFYFDMNDESLSFSSNKGNDPQTKSEYQYNLNNEKLASLGRAESDKNAKALLNMYTKNNFLPLYFQYGMFKTVYTYPNGNNQNDKKGTEYEDKGEQETENNHTITSQKKWSIGNTSENSLNKTNELTYDGEINSEHIEQTNYLPINNIQNINKKEKYLQNIVFDDWKVKHIIEGYHKRSISYLDWNVFEDLIAASSFDNSLKIFSKNNQSWDLVENVEDAHISDVNCVVWCPQKYQNDFLLATTGDDCVINIWMYKKE; encoded by the coding sequence atgacGGTAGAATTAATTGCAAATTTAGAAAATCATAAAAGACGAATATGGAGTATTTGCTGGAGTCCGGATGGCAATTTTCTCGCGTCTGTTGGCgcagataaatatataacaatatggtataaaaaaaatattaacaaaactgaaaaagaaagtaataatagtaatacaAACAAATCTGGAAAATATGACaagtttgaaaaaaaatataatgaaaaatatgaaatcgAATTTGGTATACATGATATAATCGAAACAAGTCATGAAAAATCTTTGAGACATATCGAATTTTCGAAGGATgggaatttttttattgtggCCTCTTTTGATTCAAAATGCTCAATTTATgtcaaacaaaaaaataataaatggaaattttataaaactttAGAGGGACATGAAAAGGAAGTTAAGTGTGCCTCTATTCATCCAacgaataaatatatagttaCTTGTGGTCGAGATAAAAGTATCTGGGTACATGCAAAAAGTAAAGGAGTAGTTTCCAATAACAACTCCTTAAATACAGAAGTAAATCCCACCCAAAATAATGAGCAAGCAGATAAAACCATGCATAATTCGGAACACACAGAAATATTAAATCCAAATGAATGCTCAGaagaaaatacaaataaattagataataatgaatcatttgattttaattttgatgCTTATTTAACGGCACATAATgaagatataaaatttgtgaCATGGTGCCCATTAAGTGAAACAACTTTTATTTCTCTTTCTTATGataattcattaaaattatggagtaaaaaaaatgatgaatgGTATTGTATACAAACAATAAATGAACATAAATCGGTTGTTTGGTGTGCTGCATTTAATTTTGATGGCTCACAATTTGCTACATGTTCAGACGATAAGTCAATTAGAATATGGGAaagtgataaaaaaaattcatacaACCAATTCAAATATCCTTTTCTTTATcgtcaaataataaaagatgaacaaaataattcattttattttgatatgAATGACGAATCTCTATCTTTTTCAAGCAACAAAGGAAATGATCCACAAACTAAATCAGAATATCAATACAATCTTAACAATGAAAAGTTAGCTAGTCTCGGTCGTGCAGAAAGtgataaaaatgcaaaagCATTATTAAACatgtatacaaaaaataatttccttcccttatattttcaatatggAATGTTCAAAACTGTTTATACATATCCCAATGgaaataatcaaaatgatAAGAAAGGAACAGAATATGAAGATAAAGGTGAACAGGAAACTGAAAACAATCATACTATCACgtcacaaaaaaaatggtcTATCGGAAATACTTCTGAAAattctttaaataaaacaaatgaattGACATATGATGGAGAAATAAATTCTGAACATATAGaacaaacaaattatttacccattaataatatacaaaatataaataaaaaagaaaaatatttacaaaatattgtttttgATGATTGGAAAGTAAAACATATCATAGAAGGCTATCATAAAAGAAGTATTAGTTATTTAGATTGGAATGTTTTTGAAGATCTAATTGCAGCATCTTCATTTGataattctttaaaaatattttcaaaaaataatcaatcATGGGACTTAGTAGAAAATGTTGAAGATGCACACATAAGTGATGTTAATTGTGTGGTTTGGTGTCCacaaaaatatcaaaatgATTTTCTTCTCGCTACAACAGGCGATGATTGtgtaattaatatatggatgtataaaaaagaataa